The Bacteriovorax sp. Seq25_V genome includes a region encoding these proteins:
- a CDS encoding multiheme c-type cytochrome, with product MLKKILSTIALGALLTSCETLIGLDQKYNTDEINIDKPHFSIVFSSSIMGETHPCGCRHFPLGGLPQVAGLFSKLKKEKEILYVDTGDTLFPSSVIPKHLQKSLTFAAMNLAVGLDKLGLQYMVPGDHDLALGWGFLRNVQEKVKFQFLLSNLSDENIIKHKKYVILEFGEKKIFLLGFLDPTTLQQGFQPDFLTPEKALEKILPELKEQGYDNKNKNHLLFALSHAGMDADVELAKKFPQISWVIGSHSQSFTNFPNEVGQTKLVQVLSKNHYIGEVMIPTKVEIEEPFKYHEIREELKKELEPNPFIAFIDEHKTQIERIRDDEQKFFMTASASAQKIKTAQSCLECHTDQADHWQKTPHSIAFATLLINNEHNNTSCIGCHSVGMGKDGGFINFKDIVHMKDQSKSDNYWAEVKKAFTGVESIRKLKKADVVKLGTKWAAIDKKFEVTTNFANVQCLNCHNQHQDHPFSVGEGEKTPEQRHMEIKNNCLSCHTKEQSPEWYDKDKNGMSLDASDSKIKTMMKSVGCPAK from the coding sequence GTGTTAAAAAAAATTCTATCAACAATTGCACTTGGTGCTCTACTAACTTCCTGTGAAACTCTTATCGGTCTCGACCAAAAATATAATACGGACGAGATCAATATTGATAAACCACATTTTTCAATTGTCTTTTCAAGTTCAATTATGGGTGAAACTCATCCATGTGGTTGTCGTCACTTTCCTCTTGGTGGTCTTCCACAAGTTGCAGGACTATTTTCTAAACTAAAAAAAGAAAAAGAAATTTTATATGTTGATACAGGCGATACGCTATTTCCTTCAAGCGTTATTCCAAAACACTTACAGAAATCACTTACCTTTGCAGCGATGAATCTCGCTGTAGGACTTGATAAACTAGGCCTTCAATATATGGTCCCAGGTGATCATGACCTTGCCCTGGGGTGGGGATTTCTTAGAAATGTCCAAGAAAAAGTTAAATTTCAATTTCTACTTTCTAATCTCTCTGATGAAAATATAATCAAGCACAAAAAATATGTTATCCTTGAGTTTGGGGAAAAGAAAATTTTCCTTCTTGGATTTCTTGACCCTACGACTTTACAGCAAGGGTTTCAGCCAGATTTTTTAACACCAGAAAAAGCTCTTGAAAAAATTCTCCCTGAACTAAAAGAGCAAGGTTATGACAATAAAAACAAGAACCATCTTCTCTTTGCTCTTTCTCATGCCGGTATGGACGCTGATGTTGAGCTTGCTAAAAAGTTTCCACAAATTAGTTGGGTGATTGGCTCTCACTCACAAAGCTTTACTAATTTTCCAAATGAAGTGGGACAGACAAAGCTGGTACAAGTTCTATCAAAGAACCACTATATTGGTGAAGTAATGATTCCAACAAAAGTTGAAATCGAAGAACCATTTAAGTATCACGAAATTAGAGAAGAACTGAAAAAAGAATTAGAACCAAATCCATTCATCGCATTCATCGATGAGCACAAAACTCAGATTGAAAGAATTCGCGATGATGAACAGAAATTTTTTATGACAGCAAGTGCAAGTGCTCAGAAGATTAAAACAGCGCAAAGCTGTCTCGAATGTCACACTGACCAAGCTGATCATTGGCAAAAGACTCCTCACTCAATTGCCTTTGCTACCCTACTTATCAACAATGAGCATAACAATACTTCATGTATTGGGTGCCACTCTGTGGGAATGGGAAAAGATGGTGGTTTTATCAACTTTAAGGACATCGTTCACATGAAGGATCAATCTAAATCTGATAACTACTGGGCCGAGGTAAAAAAGGCTTTTACCGGAGTTGAAAGTATCCGCAAACTTAAGAAAGCCGATGTTGTAAAACTTGGCACCAAGTGGGCAGCGATTGATAAGAAATTCGAAGTCACTACCAATTTTGCAAATGTTCAATGTCTTAACTGTCACAATCAGCACCAAGATCACCCATTCTCAGTTGGAGAGGGAGAGAAAACACCTGAACAGAGACACATGGAAATCAAGAATAACTGTTTATCATGTCACACAAAAGAGCAATCTCCAGAGTGGTATGACAAGGATAAGAATGGGATGAGCCTTGATGCTTCTGATTCGAAGATTAAAACGATGATGAAGTCCGTAGGATGCCCTGCAAAATAG
- a CDS encoding tol-pal system YbgF family protein, with product MKKIISLSLLVLIATSCKTQEQIKREQLINSMSVQMSQGQKLTADVTVKLQNLEERMQEFQGVLEETGHSKNETTAKMDERIKALEEIIKTLTTQVNDQNVKMTSIETRLADQDKFIKEILGTLKSASAPKKKLNEYDEAMSIYGKGKYSEAKPLLEALLASNKYKSSKRARILHNLGMVSYITKNNQDAMTYFSRLYTEHSSSTYNANGLIHLARTFDRLGQKEQAKQTLQEMIAKFPKHKRVKTAKEMLSKL from the coding sequence ATGAAAAAAATAATATCACTTTCACTACTTGTTCTCATTGCTACAAGCTGTAAGACACAAGAACAAATTAAACGTGAACAACTAATAAACTCAATGTCTGTACAAATGTCACAGGGCCAAAAGTTAACGGCTGATGTAACAGTTAAACTTCAAAATCTTGAAGAAAGAATGCAAGAGTTCCAAGGTGTCCTAGAAGAAACTGGACACTCAAAGAATGAAACAACGGCTAAGATGGATGAAAGAATCAAGGCCTTAGAAGAAATCATTAAAACTCTAACGACTCAAGTTAACGATCAAAATGTTAAAATGACTTCTATCGAAACTCGTCTGGCTGATCAAGATAAGTTTATTAAAGAGATTCTTGGAACATTAAAAAGCGCTTCTGCTCCAAAAAAAAAATTAAATGAATATGATGAAGCGATGTCAATTTATGGCAAAGGAAAGTATTCTGAAGCCAAGCCCCTACTCGAGGCTCTTCTAGCGAGTAACAAATATAAGTCTTCGAAGCGAGCACGAATCCTTCACAATCTTGGTATGGTTTCCTACATCACAAAAAATAACCAAGACGCAATGACTTATTTCTCTAGACTTTATACTGAGCATTCATCAAGTACATATAATGCTAATGGACTTATTCATTTGGCCCGAACATTTGATCGCCTAGGACAAAAAGAACAGGCCAAACAAACTCTGCAAGAAATGATTGCAAAGTTTCCAAAACACAAGAGAGTGAAAACTGCGAAGGAGATGCTCTCTAAACTCTAG
- the pal gene encoding peptidoglycan-associated lipoprotein Pal — translation MKKIFNVLFLAGALALTSCGGGATKSDSEGSTPAVSTADSSNLEVNGDSDSGKAGALSTVYFDFNSASLTGSTKATLDRNAEFLKENTSVEVQVEGHCDERGGVQYNIALGEKRAKSIKNYLVAMGVSAGRISTISYGKERPVAFGHEDGAWSQNRRGNFVVTAK, via the coding sequence ATGAAAAAAATTTTTAATGTTCTATTTCTTGCTGGTGCTTTAGCTCTTACAAGTTGTGGTGGTGGAGCTACTAAATCTGATTCAGAAGGATCAACTCCTGCTGTTTCAACTGCAGACTCTTCAAACCTAGAAGTTAATGGTGACTCAGATTCAGGTAAAGCTGGTGCACTTTCTACAGTTTACTTTGATTTCAACTCTGCGTCTCTTACAGGTTCAACAAAAGCGACTCTTGATAGAAACGCTGAATTCTTAAAAGAGAACACTTCTGTTGAAGTACAAGTTGAAGGTCACTGTGATGAGAGAGGTGGTGTACAGTACAACATCGCTCTTGGAGAAAAAAGAGCTAAGTCAATTAAGAACTACCTAGTTGCTATGGGTGTTTCAGCTGGAAGAATTTCTACAATTTCTTACGGTAAAGAAAGACCAGTTGCATTTGGTCACGAAGATGGTGCTTGGTCACAAAATAGAAGAGGAAATTTTGTAGTTACTGCAAAATAA
- a CDS encoding DUF4398 domain-containing protein: MKNIVLFSTLFIFTACGLTTARPKLEMTYAQTAFIAAKDAGAQTLAPNLYRKSEYYYLKAKSSYRRKFFNQAKKYAELSQKFAEQAEFKAYKKKALDSL; this comes from the coding sequence ATGAAGAATATTGTTCTATTTTCAACATTATTTATATTTACGGCGTGCGGTTTAACTACCGCACGTCCTAAATTAGAAATGACATATGCTCAGACTGCTTTCATTGCAGCAAAAGATGCAGGAGCACAAACGCTTGCCCCTAACCTTTATAGAAAATCTGAGTACTACTACCTAAAAGCTAAATCAAGCTATCGTAGAAAATTCTTTAACCAAGCAAAAAAATACGCAGAACTATCACAGAAGTTTGCAGAGCAAGCTGAATTTAAGGCATATAAGAAAAAAGCTTTAGACAGTCTCTAA
- the rsmA gene encoding 16S rRNA (adenine(1518)-N(6)/adenine(1519)-N(6))-dimethyltransferase RsmA, producing the protein MAKKLPMANKDLGQHFLNDQKVIDQITNDFATSSKNIIEVGPGPGILTEKLQAHGKPLHVIEKDERMIEYLGDILPTDHITFTDALEVDFSAFIKERGIEKDLWLVSNLPYNVSTPLLIKFLQTPEIKYMTLMFQKEVADKVFPFASKKNYMGSLMGLSLTYFDASLLCKVPPGAFIPPPKVDSAVITFRRKEEPIIPLSEFSNLENYLRTIFKFKRKQLGNVLKTYASSDKIEAALTSLGLQTTVRAEALELNKIQQLYKKLKD; encoded by the coding sequence ATGGCCAAGAAACTGCCAATGGCCAATAAAGACCTAGGTCAACACTTCTTAAATGACCAAAAGGTTATTGACCAGATCACCAACGACTTCGCAACGAGTTCAAAGAACATCATTGAAGTAGGTCCAGGACCAGGAATTCTTACAGAAAAACTTCAGGCCCATGGAAAACCATTACACGTTATCGAAAAAGATGAGCGTATGATCGAATATCTTGGAGATATTCTTCCAACTGATCACATTACTTTCACTGATGCTCTTGAAGTCGACTTCTCCGCTTTCATCAAGGAACGCGGAATTGAAAAAGATCTTTGGCTTGTTTCAAACCTTCCATATAATGTGAGTACTCCACTTCTCATCAAGTTCTTGCAAACACCAGAGATAAAGTACATGACACTGATGTTCCAAAAAGAAGTTGCTGATAAGGTATTCCCATTCGCATCGAAGAAAAACTATATGGGCTCACTTATGGGCCTTAGCCTTACATACTTTGACGCTTCCCTACTCTGCAAAGTTCCTCCAGGGGCATTTATTCCGCCACCGAAAGTGGACTCTGCGGTAATTACCTTTAGAAGAAAAGAAGAACCAATAATTCCATTAAGTGAATTCTCAAATCTTGAAAATTACCTACGTACAATATTCAAGTTTAAGAGAAAACAGCTCGGTAATGTTTTGAAGACCTATGCAAGTAGTGATAAAATTGAAGCAGCACTAACAAGTCTTGGACTCCAGACAACGGTTAGAGCTGAAGCTCTCGAGCTTAATAAAATTCAACAACTTTATAAGAAACTAAAAGATTAA
- the tsaD gene encoding tRNA (adenosine(37)-N6)-threonylcarbamoyltransferase complex transferase subunit TsaD — protein MKKNIILGIETSCDDTSIAVISNGENFPEILSFESFSQEQMLSAWGGVVPEIAARNHLDKISPLLQTAITKAKISLSDITCIGVTTYPGLLGPLLTGLNAAKTISMLHKTPIIPVNHLYAHLEAIHLSQKVSYPYLGLLVSGGHSIYMHVTGSDEFEILGSTIDDAAGEAFDKGGKLMGLGYPAGRIIDDYAKKGDPEKYEFPIGLRGSKDANLSFSGVKTALRQFLENNPELYVTDENRDNLTQAHLDVCASYQEAIVKALKLKLKYALKKVGAKLPIVVGGGVACNSRLRSALNESFQNVHFVEPKFCTDNGAMIANYALRIQGDAIEYPETLNLDARSRFISKNKTKDK, from the coding sequence ATGAAGAAGAACATAATTTTAGGAATTGAAACGAGCTGTGACGACACCTCAATCGCTGTAATCTCAAACGGGGAAAACTTCCCAGAGATTTTAAGCTTTGAAAGTTTTTCACAAGAACAAATGCTTAGTGCATGGGGCGGCGTCGTTCCTGAAATCGCGGCAAGAAATCATCTCGATAAGATTTCTCCCCTTCTCCAAACAGCAATTACAAAAGCAAAAATTTCTCTTTCAGATATTACATGCATTGGTGTGACGACTTACCCGGGCCTACTTGGTCCCCTACTCACAGGCCTCAATGCTGCTAAAACAATTTCGATGCTTCACAAGACTCCAATTATTCCAGTGAATCACTTATATGCTCATCTTGAGGCCATTCATTTATCACAGAAAGTTTCATACCCATACCTCGGACTTCTTGTCTCAGGTGGGCACAGTATTTATATGCACGTTACTGGATCTGATGAATTTGAAATTCTTGGTTCAACAATCGACGATGCGGCTGGAGAAGCTTTTGACAAGGGTGGAAAACTCATGGGTCTTGGCTACCCAGCTGGTCGCATCATTGACGACTATGCAAAGAAAGGTGACCCAGAAAAATATGAATTTCCAATCGGCCTTCGCGGTTCAAAAGATGCCAACCTAAGTTTCTCTGGTGTAAAGACAGCACTTCGCCAATTCTTAGAAAATAATCCAGAGCTTTATGTGACCGATGAAAATAGAGATAACCTCACTCAGGCCCATCTCGATGTTTGTGCTTCTTACCAAGAGGCAATCGTCAAAGCACTCAAACTAAAGCTTAAATATGCACTCAAAAAAGTTGGCGCCAAACTACCAATCGTTGTTGGTGGTGGTGTTGCATGCAACTCAAGACTTAGAAGCGCACTGAATGAAAGCTTCCAAAATGTACACTTTGTAGAACCAAAGTTTTGTACTGATAATGGAGCAATGATTGCAAACTATGCTCTACGTATCCAAGGGGATGCGATAGAATACCCAGAAACATTAAATCTCGATGCGAGAAGCCGTTTTATTTCAAAAAATAAAACAAAGGATAAGTAA